The nucleotide window tagtgaaagtgCAATAGAAGGAGTAAAAAATAGAGTTAGTACAAACGAGAGATTTTATATTAGGTAACCACAGAAGACAATAATTTTCTATCAAGACAACGATTTCCTTCATGTTTCAGGTAGATATGTATAGTAGCTGTCTGACGATGCACCTGGGACTTTTGGAGCCAATTATGAGACTTGGCGTTGTTCTGAGAGCTCCACTGATGCGTATTCTATCTGCTCTTTGCCAAATATAAGTACAATTTGTCCactagtttgtttacagcagctgcttaagtgagaacaatggataaaaatatcgaacaaagaatttgtctctaattttatatttcgaaCAATGTTTCGTGTGTGGAATAGTTGCCAATGTTGAAAaaagcttacggtgattcagtttaaTCCAAAACACAAGCCCACGAGGGGTACAAAGACTCCAAAGAAGGTCgtgagatcgttgaagacatgcctctttctggacgaccttcgacctcttcaactgataaaaaataataagaaagggAAGGATGAAAATGGTGCTTAGAAATCAATGCAAGTGTTAGAGACATATTAAGAGAGCTCAACATTTCTCGCGAGTTCGTTCAAATGggtttggtgaatattttggctTTGAAATTCGTTGCACGACTCTTCCAAATAAAGCTGAGTTTTGTTCAAacagagtaccgtaaacagatctttttgaacatgcttgatcgtgcccATTCCGATCGCACATTCATGAAGAACATTATAACTACATATCGATGAAACATGGGTTTataagtttgacatgcaaacaagtcaagaatcatcggaatggagggaaaacaaaaaaaatcaccccaaagtcgctcaaaaatcaagacgATTCtctttgttttttcgatattcgtggtttggtgcatcatgaactTGTTCCGGAGTGACAaatggtcaataaggagttctatatGGCCGTATTAAAGAGTTTGCGCGCGAACAttcgtcgaaaacggccggaattgtggcagaacaattcatggattttacacgatgataatgcaccatcgcatggagcaacgattgtgaccgaattatAAGCCAAAAACTTGTTCCCTAAAGTGAAATTGCCGGTGAGtggaatccgttttcagtcgatcgaagagataaaacaaaatccgctgaaggagctgaagcccaaaccaaaaagtgcttattaaAGTGTTTTTATTCTCTGTTTTTTAGCTTTAGAGTTATTAATAACTGGGATCTGGGAGAATTAATATAGTGGAAAACTAGCCTAGCCTTATGGAACCTTCAATAAATTAACGACTAAATGTTAGTAACATTTTAAAACTTATGCGCTATATAATTACGTCATATAACGTAAAAGAAagttaagcaaatcggttgagtagtccGACCGGAATCATATGCGCCAGTTTTAAAAGGTGTGTTTTCAGCAAAACGCGTgtaaagtttgaggtgtgcactccgaggGCTCCGAAcatcgagcggtattattatttttgggcctgtTTCGAAACCtcccaatggtaaagtgggtttctttATTAATTCTAACGGAAGTtattaaatactaaatattaacTTATTAACTGATTTCATattccaaaaatgtttaaagtgtaattctatttataaattttgtcatttatGACAATAAAACCTCCctaacatacaagtatttaaatATGTCTAAACGTAAACTTCTAATCACTCTTGGCACCAAAGTTGTTTGCTAAAAATATCTACAACTCAACATCAACTCATTGTTCTCATTATCCGCTAGCCAACCAGCAACTTTCTTGCTTTATCATACCACCGTTATATGCTACTAAATGCCCCGTGGTGCTACAGTACCTAAAACCTATAAAATAGCTGACACCACAGGTGCGCATGTTCATTTGCCTTCAACGCACGCAACATGTGGCAACAACTGGGACTGATAGTATTGCTCGGCTTGGCAGCCGTTCATAACTTCGCGACTGCAGAACGCGTACGCTACGACAACTATCACGTCTATCAATTGCAACCGAAGACGACAGCACAATTAGACATCGTTAAAGAGCTCGACGGTACGAATGACGGATTGCTCTTTCTGGACGCGGTACACtatgtaaataacaaaattaatgtGCTTGTGGCGCCGGAAAGTGTAGCTGATCTTTTGGCTGTACTACAACGTGCTGAAGTACCTCATCAACTGGTCGAGGAGAATGCGCAAAAAAGCTTAGATTTAGAGGAGGAGCTTGTGGCAGATCCCAATCGGCGTAGCGGTGATTATACTTGGCGTGAATATCATGAGTTGGACGACACATATACCTGGCTGCGTACGCTAACGGAAAAGTATCCTGAGCAAGTGAGTCTATTCGTAGCGGGCAAGTCGTATGAGGGACGCGAAATACTGGGCGTGAAGATATCGTACAGTAGCAGTCGCGCTGATGAAGCAGCTCGTGCTACGAAACCGGGCATTTTCATCGAGGGCGGCATGCATGCACGCGAATGGATCAGTCCGGCTACCACAACCTACATCATTAATCAATTGCTGACGAGCACTAACGCGGATGTGCGTAAAGTAGCCGAAAGTTATGTGTGGTATTTGGTGCCGCATAGCAATCCAGATGGTTATGTGTACACGCATACCACAAATCGGTTGTGGCGTAAAACACGCACACCATATAACAATTGCTACGGCGCAGATCCAAATCGTAACTGGGATTTCCATTGGAATGAGGTGGGCTCCAGCAACAACCCCTGTTCGGATACATATGCTGGACCCAATGCCTTCTCAGAGGTTGAAACTCGCACTCTAGCCGATTATATTAACACGCTGAAGGgacaattatttttgtatttatcatTCCATTCGTATTCACAACTTTTACTCTTTCCTTATGGACATACCGGCGAGTTGCCACCAAATTATAAGGATTTGAAGCGCGTTTTTGATGTCGCTGTTTCCGCGGTTTCGAAACGTTACGGCACCAGATATACTGGCGGTAATGTTTATGATGCCATCTATCCGGCTGCAGGCGCCAGCTTAGATTGGGCTTACGGCAAAATGGAAGTGCCCTACTCATATTGCTTTGAACTACGTCCTTCGGGTAATGCACTATGGTCTGGTTTCCGTCTACCCGCTGCGCAAATTATACCTACTGGTGAGGAGATAATGGATTCTATGTTGGCTATGATCAACGAGATTGGTACTTCGTCTAAAATGTAGTGTTGATATTTTGtgtaattaatatttgaatgtttcttatatttagcatatttcgtgaataaaagtgaaaaaataataatagaaagtaTTTATATCACATAGCAATATAATCTAAATACCTGGCAAGATATTTTCagtacaatattttaataactagGAACTGTGTTCGTATTCATTCAATCGACATCAGCGCCGTCTTCAGCAACTCCATCTATtgtcacaaattttgaattccTCTAACAGGTTAGGACATTTTGCAATGAATTTCAATAAGTTATATCACATGGCCTTGACTTTACTCATTGGTTAGtgaaatcaaaaatcaacttAATCTTAGCAACTTACTAACTAATATTTTCGAATCATAagaagttttaatttattttcaactagAGAAACCCGAATTTTTACGTTagtgtgtgacaatagaaatacgcctccatcatttcacactggagtccaatcgacagacgttatagtggactgcacatgatgaaccggtctTCAAGCTCGCGGAAAcacgaaaaagtcggctggcaatgttatgacatcagtcttttgggatacACGTGATATAATATTCATAGACTGATTACTGAGGCAGTTATAATCCATTGCACTTTGTATTTGGTCgcagttctattctactattccaaatatttagcaattgtataattttttgaaaggatcagtttgaaatagtATGCATATACTTCATCGTTTCCCTTTAAATATTCCTCGCAAGAGAGCTCCGATAAAAAACGCGTCCGATAGCTGCTGAATTCAAAGTGCTATAGGAAGAACCGCGGCTTCCGGCGCGCTATTTATAGGCACGCCCCACCAACCCGGGCCGGTGTTGtacattattttgataaataactcaaaaataacagtatttcTCCTCTATTTAATGgatgtttttatacatataaattttcaatcgctctttcaattaaaaaacgcaTCAAAATCCGTTGCttagttttaaagatttaagcatACAAAGAGACATAGGGACAGAAAAACcgacttttaatttattttcaattcagctttaaaatggttttttccAAAGAACATTTCAATAGATGGGTATTTGAATTTCATTCAGTGTTATCGGGGAGCCTCGACCAGCGATCTTCAATTAATCTAAACGTGACCAGTTTAGATTATATTAATTCTATAATCTtcccaaaaaaataaagataaatgtaaacaagtaaggaagacttcagttcgggtgcaaccgaacattttatactaacAAGAATGAAAgccagaaaataattttgaaactgAGAATTTTATATATAGGGCCGTATACTATGCCTGTACATAACTACTATACTGACAGGTACATAAGGATTGTTTGAAAAACGAAAgccattatatatatttagtataccgaagttggggtagtatcggtccgattcaacacatttttgacTTACAAACATACCATTGTCAGGAAAGTACTatcctgaatttcaattatatatctcacacattaaccgatattttcgatcaataGTCAACTATAGgttaacaatttttggtcacagAGTGGCACACACTGAAGACATTATATataggaagtaggcgtggttattgtccgaaATCACAACATGATATAGAAATATGATAAGAACGCTAGGTactaaatttggttgaaatcggctGGTTGGGTTCTGAGATTGTCCGGTTCAGGACcggaccaggaccgtcacatgaCATCGCCCAGAAACTTAACATTCATAATCAAACGggtttaaaacatttaaaaacggctggctacaaaaagagattcgatgtttgggtaccacatatGTAAATTGTCTGcggaaaatttaatggaccgaactaacatctgcgattctttgtcGAAATTGAagcatttctgaagcgaatggtaacaggagacaataagtggatcaaatacgacaataatgtgcgaaaaagatcatggttcaAGCTCCACAAAAGGTCGCAAGGCCAGAATTAACGATTCGAaaagttatgctgagtgtttggtgtgattgaaaaggaatcatccgctatgagctgctccagcctggtcgaacgattgattctacatttcaCTGTCAACAACCGATGAGATTGAATCAAGCAATCAAAAAAACCGCCataactgatcaacagaaagggcttcgtcttccatcaggacaacgctacaCCACACACTTTGATgtctcggcaaaaactgggagagcttggctgggaagttttgttGTAACCACCATATAgctctgaccttgcaccattgaACTagcatttgtttcggtcaatgcagaactcccttaatggagtaaagttggcttcaagagaagccagtgaaaattatttgtcgcagattttcgccgagaaatcaaaaaagttttacactatGTAATAATGTTTCAAACggaaaaatgccaaaaagtggtcgacccaAATCTATTGACAACTTTATGAATTTTTACTTcctaatcgaatcatttcttttAATTCTTCAGTGTTATGTGGTCGAGAGctcagataaattactgcatgatCAACTGCccaaccttgcatcttatgaacggtcgacgcccaactCAGTTTTATTGGCAACATTCGTCTTTCAACAATTCGAAAGCTGTGTGTTTATCATTTAAGCCGAAATTAATACGGACTGACGGGATATCTTCCGCATATACTTGGTCCTTGCAAAAATTTGGCTAGTTAATTTGTGTAACGAAGATCATGTTACCATTCACTAAACTTTTTGACACGTCAATGTTCAACAATTCCCATCACTTTTTCTCCAACGATTATTTTCAGTATATTAGGAAGACCTcctgttttattgattttattagttataatattatttaagtcCTTATTACCTAAATTTCGTGTAGCATCAATGAGTTGGTATTGATTGGTCGAACAATTTCGGTATTGTTTGAAGCCTTGGCGCATATAACGTCAAGATTTTAAATTCGAAGTGTATAAAAAACAACTTGTggaagaactgaagtcgctctaTCTTCCCAAACGACATCGCTTGGCTTTATGGGaacttgaaaagttccaagaagatccgacgttttcgagtcaaattttgttcagcggtgaggcccatttctggctcaatgggtatgtaaacaagcaaaattgtcgcatttgaaaCGAAGAGCAAGGTGAGGAGATGCAAGAACTGCCATTTAACTCAGAAAgaataacggtttggtgtggtttgtgggccagtgatccatatttcttcaaaaatgatgccggtgagaacgtaaccgttaatGTCAACTGTTATCGCgccaaaaaataaatctttttcaATACGAGCTCACAGTAACTAACATCCAATGCTCAGAGAGGTCTTAAGTTTCTAATTATTGTAAATGCTATCATTAAAACTGTTTTAGTAGTGCACTTATTTAGAGGTACGTAATATTCACGTATAACTCAATCAATTTGGAACTCACCACATTCACCAGATAATAGATTATATCAGCAATAAAGTTAGCTTATCAGACATAACTTATTTAGCGCACATAATTCATGATTAATTcgattataaaagaaattaaaaaagttaagacTGGCAGTTTTGATAATGCAAGAATTTTAATCTATAAATGTGCGACGTTTAATCTAAAACGAATTAGTTTCGAATACCTTTTCAAACTAAACAAACGAATGTCGCTGAAGTTCGGTTTAATAACGCTGCTCTGCCTAACGGTGGTAGCTCTAGAGACGTGTACCGCTGAACGCGTACGCTATGACAATTATCGGGTGTACAAAGTCCAGGCGACCGATCGCCAAGGCTTGGAAGTGCTCAAACAAATGGAAGACACAGACATTGCTCTTCGTTTCTTAGATGGCGTGCACAAAATCGAGCGGGCAATAAATGTGGTGGTACCGCCAAATAAAGTGGCCGATTTCCTACCCATTTtgaccaacaacaaaattacataTAGTCTGTTGGAGGCAAATCTACAAAACGCCATAGACAAGGATTATGCACAGCTTGCGAGCCGCGCTACCACGGACCGTTGGACCGCATATCAAACTTTGAATAGTAATTATAATTGGCTGATAACTTTACCATCGTTATACCCCGGTGTGGTGACACTGATTGAGGGTGGTAAATCGTATGAGAAACGTTCGATTTTGGGCGTTAAAATATCCTATCAGAATGCATTGAAGCAGAAACCGGGTATTTTCTTGGAAGCTGGTATACATGCCCGCGAATGGATTGCGCCTGCGACAGCAACATATATCATCAATGAACTTTTGACAAGCACTAATACGGAAATTCGTGAGTTGGCGGAGAGCTACGAATTGTATATCATACCGCATGCCAATCCCGACGGTTATGCGTACACACATACCACCGATCGAATGTGGCGTAAAACGCGTCAACCATACGGTACTTGCGTTGGTGCAGATCCCAATCGTAATTGGGATGCTTATTGGAATACTGTAGGCGCTAGCAGTAATCCTTGTAGTGAAACATATGCCGGACGTGCAGCGAATTCGGAAATTGAAGTCAAATCGCTGTCCAATTATATTACTTCGTTGAAGGATAAAATCCAATTGTATATCTCTTTCCACTCATTCTCGCAGTATTTGCTCTATCCGAATGGACATACCTCCGAACTGCCCGATAACGTCAAACACTACCAACAAGTTTATAATGCCACCGTAAAGGCGATAAGTCAACGTTATGAAACTGTCTACACTGGCGGCAATATTTATGATGCCATCTACCCGGCAGCGGGTTCAAGTGTGGATTTTGCATACACCAAATTAGGCATACGCATGGCTTTTTGCTTTGAATTGCGTCCGAATGGTAGCTTCAATGGCAATGGCATGGAATTGCCCGCCGAGCAAATAAAACCAACCGCTGAGGAGCTTGTCGACGGTTTGCTGGCTATGGTGGCGGAAGTCAAGTCTTTAGGTTATTTCGAACTAATTAATGGCGAAGAAGTTGAGTTTTTGTAAAGTATAAACCAAATAAGCGCTAATAAATGATAATGCTTGATAATAATGTACACTTTGAGGTCAAGTTTTTAGTGAGTGATTACGATAAGATATGGATTATAAAAAAgatcataaataataattaaaatttggttcTTACGTTTTTATTAAGTACTCGTATTTATCTAAGGTTGTTCTCAAGttgataaatttttcaaatacatttttctctTGTCATGAATATTTACGTTTGTATGCTCAGAGCATCAAGTTAATTAGAACTCGATGAACTAAATTCGACTGGTTctctatataattttttggcTATAAAAATCCATATAATTTACGGCGTTGGTaagaattttgtttaattttagagTTTTTATAGACACCCTATCGGTTGGCTCGAAAAAATTCCAGCCGAGAAACACAAATTTCGAACAGTTTTGCAGATTTGGGCCGTATGCCAGCTTTAGCATTCGAATGTTTTCTTCCAAGACGTTAATCGTGTCCGTCTTATCTGTGTAATCAAGCGACTTCGCATAACACCACAAAAATTAGTACAGTGATGTTACATCGCACGTGCTTGGAGCCTACGATACGAAATAATACGCTCACCAAaactttccttcaataa belongs to Bactrocera dorsalis isolate Fly_Bdor chromosome 1, ASM2337382v1, whole genome shotgun sequence and includes:
- the LOC105223387 gene encoding zinc carboxypeptidase A 1; this translates as MWQQLGLIVLLGLAAVHNFATAERVRYDNYHVYQLQPKTTAQLDIVKELDGTNDGLLFLDAVHYVNNKINVLVAPESVADLLAVLQRAEVPHQLVEENAQKSLDLEEELVADPNRRSGDYTWREYHELDDTYTWLRTLTEKYPEQVSLFVAGKSYEGREILGVKISYSSSRADEAARATKPGIFIEGGMHAREWISPATTTYIINQLLTSTNADVRKVAESYVWYLVPHSNPDGYVYTHTTNRLWRKTRTPYNNCYGADPNRNWDFHWNEVGSSNNPCSDTYAGPNAFSEVETRTLADYINTLKGQLFLYLSFHSYSQLLLFPYGHTGELPPNYKDLKRVFDVAVSAVSKRYGTRYTGGNVYDAIYPAAGASLDWAYGKMEVPYSYCFELRPSGNALWSGFRLPAAQIIPTGEEIMDSMLAMINEIGTSSKM
- the LOC105223386 gene encoding zinc carboxypeptidase A 1; translated protein: MSLKFGLITLLCLTVVALETCTAERVRYDNYRVYKVQATDRQGLEVLKQMEDTDIALRFLDGVHKIERAINVVVPPNKVADFLPILTNNKITYSLLEANLQNAIDKDYAQLASRATTDRWTAYQTLNSNYNWLITLPSLYPGVVTLIEGGKSYEKRSILGVKISYQNALKQKPGIFLEAGIHAREWIAPATATYIINELLTSTNTEIRELAESYELYIIPHANPDGYAYTHTTDRMWRKTRQPYGTCVGADPNRNWDAYWNTVGASSNPCSETYAGRAANSEIEVKSLSNYITSLKDKIQLYISFHSFSQYLLYPNGHTSELPDNVKHYQQVYNATVKAISQRYETVYTGGNIYDAIYPAAGSSVDFAYTKLGIRMAFCFELRPNGSFNGNGMELPAEQIKPTAEELVDGLLAMVAEVKSLGYFELINGEEVEFL